The Pedobacter roseus genome contains a region encoding:
- a CDS encoding DoxX family protein, with product MTKRNKIIYWIATVWLSLGMLSTGVVQLLKTKEEVALFTQLGYPVYFLTLLGIWKILGVIAVLIPKFTLLKEWAYAGFFFAMSGAVFSHISVADHSFSAYFGPMLLLVLTVLSWYFRPAERKIVSTNL from the coding sequence ATGACAAAGAGAAACAAAATTATCTATTGGATCGCCACAGTTTGGCTTTCCCTGGGCATGTTATCAACCGGCGTTGTACAGTTATTAAAAACGAAAGAAGAAGTAGCCCTTTTTACCCAATTGGGCTATCCCGTTTATTTCCTCACTTTATTGGGTATCTGGAAAATTTTGGGTGTTATAGCCGTGCTTATTCCTAAATTTACTTTACTAAAAGAATGGGCCTATGCAGGTTTTTTCTTTGCGATGTCTGGCGCCGTTTTTTCGCATATCTCGGTGGCTGATCATAGCTTTTCGGCATATTTCGGGCCTATGTTATTGTTGGTATTAACCGTACTTTCATGGTATTTCAGGCCTGCAGAAAGAAAAATCGTTTCAACTAATCTATAA
- a CDS encoding YdeI/OmpD-associated family protein, with the protein MMNPKADFYFNKAKKWQEAVNLLRTIVLDCGLTEELKWGCPCYTLDGNNIVLIHDFKEYCAFLFFKGAILKDKEGILIQQTENVQSARQIRFTNALQIVEMKATLKSFILQAIEVEKAGLKVELKKTTEYSIPAEFQNKLDHIPDLKAAFEALTPGRQRGYLLHFSAPKQSKTREARVEKYMPKILSGKGLDD; encoded by the coding sequence ATGATGAACCCAAAAGCTGATTTTTATTTCAATAAAGCCAAAAAATGGCAGGAAGCAGTAAATTTATTGAGAACAATTGTGCTCGACTGCGGCCTTACAGAAGAGTTAAAATGGGGTTGCCCGTGTTATACATTAGATGGAAACAATATTGTTTTAATCCACGATTTTAAAGAGTATTGTGCTTTTTTGTTCTTTAAAGGTGCAATATTAAAGGATAAGGAAGGCATATTGATCCAGCAGACCGAAAACGTGCAATCGGCAAGGCAGATCCGCTTTACCAATGCATTACAGATTGTAGAAATGAAAGCAACCTTAAAGTCCTTCATTTTGCAAGCCATCGAGGTAGAAAAGGCAGGTTTAAAAGTAGAACTGAAAAAAACGACCGAATACAGTATTCCTGCTGAGTTCCAAAATAAACTGGATCATATTCCAGATCTAAAAGCAGCTTTCGAAGCCTTAACCCCTGGAAGGCAAAGGGGATACCTTTTACATTTTTCGGCACCGAAACAATCGAAAACCCGCGAAGCAAGGGTAGAGAAATATATGCCAAAGATTTTGAGTGGTAAAGGATTGGATGATTAG
- a CDS encoding DUF4256 domain-containing protein: MSKTNKKELSAVQTSDLLHILKLRFEQNINRHKTLEWNKVQERLTAKPEKLWVLDEMEISGGEPDVVEYDEATGEYIFYDCSAESPKGRRSICYDLEGLESRKEHQPENNAVDMAAAMGIELLTEEQYRYLQQLGKFDTKTSSWIVTPSAIRKLGGALFGDRRYDHVFVYHNGAQSYYAARAFRGSLRV, encoded by the coding sequence ATGAGCAAAACAAATAAAAAAGAACTATCCGCAGTACAAACATCAGATCTGCTCCATATTTTAAAACTCCGTTTCGAGCAAAACATAAACCGGCACAAAACTTTAGAATGGAATAAAGTACAGGAAAGGTTAACAGCCAAACCAGAAAAATTGTGGGTGCTTGATGAAATGGAAATTAGCGGCGGCGAACCTGATGTGGTGGAGTATGATGAAGCTACCGGCGAATATATTTTTTACGATTGCTCGGCTGAAAGTCCGAAAGGCCGGAGAAGTATTTGTTACGATCTTGAAGGGCTTGAATCGAGAAAAGAACACCAGCCCGAAAATAATGCGGTTGATATGGCCGCTGCAATGGGGATCGAACTGTTAACAGAAGAACAATACCGTTATTTACAACAACTCGGGAAATTCGATACTAAAACTTCAAGCTGGATTGTTACCCCTTCTGCAATCAGAAAACTTGGCGGTGCCCTATTTGGCGATCGCCGTTATGATCACGTATTTGTTTACCATAATGGTGCGCAATCGTATTATGCGGCAAGGGCTTTCCGCGGTTCGCTTCGAGTATGA
- a CDS encoding GNAT family N-acetyltransferase produces the protein MTIRLAVTEDIQQIMQLVKKVVPLMRAAGNFQWGDDYPNPEVFAKDITIDQLWVAELEEQVVGVSAITNDQDPEYTDAGWDITEKAIVTHRLAVDPDCQGKGIAKALMQQAEEVAKANGINILRVDTNSENKATQALFPKLGYTFSGEIGLAKRPGLRFFCYEKLL, from the coding sequence ATGACAATAAGATTAGCCGTTACAGAAGATATCCAGCAAATTATGCAGCTCGTAAAGAAAGTTGTACCCTTAATGCGTGCTGCCGGAAATTTCCAGTGGGGAGATGATTACCCAAATCCTGAAGTATTTGCCAAGGATATTACTATTGATCAGTTATGGGTAGCAGAATTAGAAGAGCAGGTTGTCGGGGTTTCGGCCATTACCAACGATCAGGATCCTGAATATACCGATGCCGGTTGGGACATTACTGAAAAAGCGATTGTTACACACCGTTTGGCTGTAGATCCCGATTGCCAGGGCAAAGGCATTGCCAAAGCCTTAATGCAACAGGCAGAGGAGGTTGCCAAAGCAAATGGCATCAACATTTTGAGGGTAGATACCAATAGCGAGAATAAGGCCACGCAGGCATTGTTTCCTAAATTAGGTTATACTTTTAGTGGTGAAATTGGTTTGGCCAAACGTCCTGGGTTGCGGTTTTTCTGCTACGAAAAACTATTATAA
- a CDS encoding TonB-dependent receptor, with the protein MKSRILSLVSILVLLVTFAQAQVTTSSINGKIKDNKGIIPGATIVMVHVPTGTVSKGSSNENGLYRIGNLNPGGPYKITVTFVGYSPVVKENIYLTLGNDVKLDIDLQEQGNQLAEVSVKGQKGGTKSGAGTSIGEGQIKTLPTMNRSLQDVTRVTPQGSKDNTFGGTNFRYNNVTIDGAINNDAIGFSPSLGGQSGSSGMPGSSTRTNPVSLDAIQDVTVLLSPYDVKVGNFLGGSINAVTRGGTNEVVGSVYGYGRNASLIGRNKIGDNSKEPSAFHDYQTGFRVGFPIIKDKLFFFTNEEITRRQDPVILGAGSSDMKLLTLAEAQQISDRMKNAYGVDAGSFGDYNIYSQSNKFFNRLDWNISESTQLTIRNNTIISKATNLERDQSNFRFGGIDFKQNNNQTSTVADLKTRFGNSATNNLIVGYSTVHDFRDPLSNPALPQIEIASNGGTLFLGTDREASIFNMKQNTFEFTDNFTYSTGNHTFTVGTHNEFYKINYGFVNSWNGRVAYSSVADFLANQPNRVRTSYNYDDNSRDNIIANPTAEFNVNMYSVYGQDEIRIGDRFKLTPGLRFDMANLPDMPSLSSKTTNSPVDPNYGTTYTYTQPSSITGKFLNKIQISPRVGFNFDVLGNQSLVMRGGTGLFTSRVPFAWIGYAYYNNGVNYGAFDKSYVYTSTDPTKIVKPAAGSDPIKDALTGNGEAGYVTNQGINVKDASGATQVDLVDNNFKMPKAWRSNLAFDYKTDDQWKFTLEGIFSQVIKDVQFQQINYVDNPKYMVYDTQKQMPIYSGTKINPLYTNAYLLSNTDKGYKYSLTAQVSKSLPMGLDMMVAYTYGRSKDIANGIRNSMESNWQLNQALNPNNPGLAYSNFDIRNRIISTINYRLDWFKNNKYVSNFSLFFSGQSGSPYSLGLVNTRINGTGQTVSLMYVPAVGETQKFFANTPDGIAQAAAFDNYINGDKYLSTRRGDFTERNGARTPWNVQADFRFSQDIQVAKGKHPHVLTLTYDIVNLTNLLNKDWGIQYFSPNTYNSMASMGIKVQTAGTPTAYPVYTFAQKDVTSYSKDFFASRYQMQLGLRYSF; encoded by the coding sequence ATGAAATCACGTATACTATCCCTGGTAAGTATTCTGGTACTCCTGGTCACATTTGCTCAGGCACAGGTTACAACATCTAGCATTAATGGAAAGATTAAGGATAACAAAGGTATCATCCCAGGGGCAACCATCGTTATGGTGCACGTTCCTACAGGTACAGTTTCTAAAGGTTCGTCAAACGAAAACGGCCTTTACCGCATTGGTAACTTAAATCCGGGCGGACCATACAAAATCACCGTAACCTTTGTTGGTTATAGTCCGGTAGTAAAAGAAAATATTTATTTAACCCTTGGTAACGACGTAAAACTCGATATCGATCTTCAGGAGCAGGGTAACCAGTTGGCTGAAGTAAGTGTTAAAGGGCAAAAAGGTGGAACAAAATCTGGTGCAGGTACCAGTATCGGCGAAGGTCAGATTAAAACCTTACCAACCATGAACCGCAGTTTACAGGATGTTACCCGTGTAACCCCTCAGGGCAGTAAAGACAATACCTTTGGCGGTACCAACTTCAGGTACAATAACGTAACTATCGATGGTGCGATTAATAACGATGCCATTGGTTTTAGTCCTTCGTTAGGTGGTCAGAGCGGAAGCTCGGGCATGCCGGGAAGCAGTACACGTACCAATCCGGTTTCGCTTGATGCGATCCAGGATGTTACCGTTCTACTTTCTCCTTACGATGTTAAAGTGGGTAACTTTTTAGGTGGTAGCATCAACGCGGTTACACGTGGTGGTACCAACGAAGTGGTAGGATCGGTTTATGGTTATGGCCGTAACGCTTCGCTAATCGGTAGAAACAAAATTGGCGATAACAGCAAAGAGCCTTCTGCTTTTCACGATTATCAAACCGGTTTCCGCGTAGGTTTCCCGATCATTAAAGATAAATTGTTCTTCTTTACCAATGAAGAGATTACCCGCCGTCAGGATCCGGTAATTTTGGGTGCAGGATCATCAGATATGAAATTGCTTACTTTGGCAGAAGCACAACAGATTTCAGACCGCATGAAAAATGCTTATGGTGTTGATGCAGGTTCGTTCGGTGATTACAATATCTATTCACAATCTAACAAGTTCTTTAACCGTTTAGATTGGAACATCAGCGAAAGCACCCAGTTAACCATCAGGAATAACACCATTATTTCGAAAGCAACAAACTTAGAAAGAGATCAGTCTAACTTCAGGTTTGGCGGTATCGATTTTAAACAGAACAACAACCAAACTTCAACCGTTGCTGATCTGAAAACCCGTTTTGGTAATTCAGCTACCAATAACTTAATAGTAGGTTATTCTACTGTCCACGATTTCCGTGATCCGCTTTCTAATCCGGCTTTGCCACAGATCGAGATTGCTTCAAACGGTGGAACATTGTTTTTAGGTACCGACCGTGAGGCCAGTATCTTCAACATGAAACAGAACACTTTCGAATTTACCGATAACTTTACTTACAGCACCGGTAACCATACTTTTACCGTTGGTACACACAACGAATTTTATAAAATCAACTACGGTTTTGTAAACTCATGGAATGGTCGTGTGGCTTATAGTAGCGTTGCCGATTTCCTGGCTAACCAGCCAAACAGGGTACGTACCAGTTATAACTATGATGATAACAGCCGCGATAATATTATTGCCAACCCAACTGCAGAATTTAATGTGAACATGTACAGTGTTTACGGTCAGGACGAAATCCGCATTGGCGACCGTTTTAAATTAACCCCGGGTTTACGTTTTGATATGGCAAACTTGCCAGATATGCCATCATTGAGTTCAAAAACAACCAACTCTCCTGTTGATCCCAACTATGGTACAACTTATACTTACACGCAGCCATCATCAATTACCGGAAAATTCCTGAACAAAATCCAGATTTCTCCTCGTGTTGGTTTTAACTTCGATGTATTGGGTAACCAAAGTTTGGTTATGCGTGGTGGTACCGGTTTATTTACCAGCCGTGTTCCTTTTGCATGGATCGGTTATGCTTATTACAACAACGGTGTAAACTACGGTGCTTTTGATAAATCGTATGTTTATACAAGTACAGATCCGACTAAAATCGTGAAACCGGCTGCGGGTTCCGATCCGATTAAAGATGCTTTAACTGGTAATGGCGAAGCAGGTTATGTAACTAACCAGGGCATAAATGTTAAAGATGCAAGTGGCGCTACGCAGGTAGATTTAGTTGACAATAACTTTAAAATGCCAAAAGCATGGAGAAGTAATTTAGCTTTCGATTATAAAACTGATGACCAGTGGAAATTTACATTGGAGGGAATTTTTAGCCAGGTAATTAAAGATGTGCAGTTTCAACAGATCAACTATGTAGATAATCCAAAATACATGGTTTATGATACACAGAAACAGATGCCAATTTATTCAGGTACCAAAATTAATCCTTTATATACCAATGCCTACCTTTTATCAAATACAGATAAAGGATACAAATACAGTTTAACAGCACAGGTAAGTAAATCACTTCCTATGGGCTTAGATATGATGGTGGCTTATACCTACGGAAGATCGAAAGATATTGCCAATGGTATCCGTAACTCGATGGAGTCTAACTGGCAGTTAAACCAGGCGCTTAATCCAAATAATCCAGGTTTGGCTTATTCTAACTTCGATATCCGCAACAGGATTATCTCGACCATCAATTACAGGTTAGATTGGTTTAAAAACAATAAATATGTATCTAACTTCTCGTTGTTCTTCAGCGGTCAGTCGGGTTCGCCATACTCATTGGGCTTAGTGAACACAAGGATCAATGGAACGGGACAAACCGTAAGTTTAATGTATGTGCCGGCTGTAGGCGAAACACAGAAATTCTTTGCCAATACACCAGATGGAATTGCACAGGCTGCAGCATTTGATAATTACATTAATGGTGATAAATACCTAAGTACCCGTCGTGGCGATTTTACAGAGCGTAACGGTGCACGTACCCCTTGGAATGTTCAGGCTGATTTCCGTTTCTCGCAGGATATTCAGGTGGCAAAAGGAAAACACCCGCATGTACTTACTTTAACTTACGATATTGTTAACCTAACTAATTTGTTGAATAAAGATTGGGGAATCCAGTATTTTTCTCCTAACACTTATAACTCTATGGCCAGTATGGGTATCAAAGTTCAAACTGCAGGCACACCAACAGCCTATCCGGTTTATACCTTTGCTCAAAAAGATGTAACTTCTTACTCAAAAGATTTCTTTGCATCACGTTACCAGATGCAATTGGGATTGAGGTATAGCTTCTAA
- a CDS encoding helix-turn-helix domain-containing protein, with amino-acid sequence MQEEILLQISGKIKERRKELGITVQELADKAEVSKGLISQIENSRTIPSLMVLMDIIKSLEIDLNSFFKDINFHKKDAPVLVKRKDNYQKFEKEQAVGFNYSRILTKNIKFSTADFVLLELEVNSHRPMVKTEAFEFKYMIEGKVEYQFAKKKVILEKGDSMLFDGRLSHTPVNIGDTKALMLVIYFFE; translated from the coding sequence ATGCAGGAAGAAATTCTTTTACAGATAAGCGGAAAAATCAAAGAAAGACGTAAAGAACTTGGCATTACCGTTCAGGAACTTGCAGATAAGGCAGAAGTAAGTAAAGGCCTTATTTCCCAGATCGAAAACAGCAGGACCATCCCATCGCTTATGGTATTGATGGACATTATTAAGAGTCTGGAGATTGATTTAAACAGCTTTTTTAAAGATATCAATTTTCATAAAAAAGATGCCCCTGTGCTGGTAAAACGGAAGGATAATTACCAGAAATTCGAAAAAGAACAGGCTGTTGGCTTTAACTACTCGCGTATTTTAACCAAGAACATCAAATTTTCTACCGCCGATTTTGTGCTGCTCGAGCTTGAAGTAAATTCACACCGTCCGATGGTAAAAACTGAAGCTTTTGAGTTTAAATACATGATTGAAGGCAAGGTAGAATACCAGTTTGCAAAAAAGAAAGTGATACTCGAAAAAGGCGACTCCATGCTTTTCGACGGAAGGCTTTCGCATACGCCTGTTAACATTGGCGATACCAAGGCATTGATGCTGGTAATTTATTTCTTCGAGTAA
- a CDS encoding alkaline phosphatase, translating to MKKFLKSTILLLCIAVCAQAQPKKIKHVILIGCDGFGGYALQEANMPNLKALMANGSWTDKARCVLPSSSAVNWASLLMGAGPTEHGYTEWDSKVPEIPSVTKTSYGIFPTIFSVIRDQKKTAKTAIVYSWNGIGYLFEKEAVNIVVNGKEKDDFCADTAAAIIKKEKPYFTFLHLDEPDNTGHAIGHRTPAYYKQLELVDQRIGKIVKAVKDAGIADETIILVTADHGGTGKGHGGKSLDEVQIPWIISGPGVRKNHEIRDVIITYDTAATLAWLMGLQQPQSWRGKPVLEPFGK from the coding sequence ATGAAAAAATTTCTTAAAAGCACTATTCTGCTGCTTTGCATTGCTGTGTGTGCACAGGCACAGCCAAAAAAAATTAAACATGTCATCCTCATCGGTTGCGATGGCTTTGGAGGTTATGCCCTGCAGGAAGCCAATATGCCTAATCTTAAAGCTTTAATGGCCAATGGCTCGTGGACCGATAAGGCGCGTTGTGTGCTGCCATCATCCAGTGCGGTTAACTGGGCTTCGTTGTTGATGGGAGCAGGGCCAACCGAACATGGTTACACCGAGTGGGACAGCAAGGTACCCGAAATCCCTTCAGTAACCAAAACTTCTTATGGCATATTCCCCACGATATTCAGCGTGATCAGGGATCAGAAAAAAACCGCTAAAACTGCTATTGTTTATAGCTGGAACGGTATCGGTTATTTGTTCGAAAAAGAAGCTGTAAATATAGTAGTGAACGGTAAAGAAAAAGATGATTTTTGTGCCGATACTGCTGCCGCGATTATTAAAAAAGAAAAACCTTATTTTACTTTTCTGCATTTAGACGAACCTGACAATACAGGACATGCCATCGGTCACCGTACACCCGCCTATTACAAACAACTGGAGCTGGTAGATCAGCGCATTGGTAAAATTGTAAAAGCAGTTAAAGATGCAGGTATTGCCGATGAAACCATTATTTTAGTAACTGCTGATCACGGGGGAACGGGTAAAGGCCATGGCGGTAAATCGCTTGATGAAGTGCAGATTCCATGGATTATTTCTGGTCCTGGTGTACGAAAAAACCACGAAATAAGAGATGTTATCATTACTTACGATACTGCAGCTACACTTGCCTGGTTGATGGGCTTGCAACAACCGCAAAGCTGGCGGGGAAAGCCTGTGTTAGAGCCGTTTGGCAAATAA
- a CDS encoding DUF5690 family protein, translated as MSLLHIARKKAQHWPYWLVTVIGGVAAFGCYTSMYAFRKAFASATFEHQEFLHIDYKVWLVIAQMVGYTLSKFYGIRFISESGKSNRARSIIFLILFSWLALLGFALVPAPYNIIFLFLNGFPLGMIWGLVFSYLEGRKTTEFMGALMSISLIFASGFVKTVARSLMSFASVSDYWMPFLTGLVFLPALLLFVFCLEVIPPPSKEDQELRTKRVPMDGNQRKAFITTFLPGIILTIIIYVLLTCIRDMRDNFEVEIWNGLGIHNNHIYTQIDTLISVVVLVMMGLLILIKDNLKAFTVIHIMIIAGCLLIGVSTFFFDRGYMGPVTWMALLGMGLYMAYIPYNAIFFERMIANFHYKSNIGFIMYVADSIGYVGSFSVLMLHEFGETNISWMHFFKECLFAVPLIGGVCSILSLIYFRRKTLATNKKMQASGSVVLTGK; from the coding sequence ATGAGCTTGCTTCATATTGCCCGTAAAAAAGCACAACACTGGCCCTATTGGCTGGTTACTGTGATTGGTGGTGTAGCAGCCTTTGGTTGTTACACCAGTATGTATGCGTTTAGGAAAGCCTTTGCTTCGGCCACTTTCGAGCATCAGGAATTTCTGCACATTGATTATAAGGTTTGGCTTGTGATTGCACAGATGGTAGGGTATACCCTTAGTAAGTTTTATGGTATCCGTTTTATTTCCGAATCGGGAAAAAGTAACCGCGCCAGGAGCATTATTTTTCTGATCCTTTTTTCGTGGCTTGCCCTGCTTGGTTTTGCGCTGGTACCTGCTCCTTACAATATTATATTTCTCTTTCTTAACGGTTTTCCGCTGGGCATGATCTGGGGTTTGGTGTTCAGTTACCTCGAAGGCAGAAAAACAACTGAGTTTATGGGCGCTTTAATGTCTATCAGTTTAATTTTTGCTTCAGGTTTTGTGAAAACCGTGGCCCGCTCTCTGATGTCCTTTGCTTCAGTAAGCGATTATTGGATGCCTTTTTTAACGGGTCTGGTATTTTTACCTGCCCTGCTGCTGTTCGTTTTCTGTTTGGAAGTAATTCCACCACCTTCAAAAGAAGATCAGGAGTTGCGTACCAAGCGGGTACCGATGGATGGGAACCAACGGAAGGCCTTTATCACCACATTTTTGCCAGGTATTATCTTAACCATCATCATTTATGTATTGCTAACCTGTATCCGCGATATGCGCGATAATTTTGAGGTAGAAATCTGGAATGGCCTTGGTATCCATAACAACCATATTTATACCCAGATTGATACGCTCATTTCGGTGGTGGTGCTGGTGATGATGGGGCTTTTGATCCTGATTAAAGATAATCTCAAAGCCTTTACCGTGATCCATATCATGATTATTGCCGGTTGTTTATTGATCGGCGTAAGTACCTTCTTTTTCGATCGTGGATATATGGGACCGGTTACCTGGATGGCTTTACTGGGAATGGGACTATACATGGCCTATATTCCGTATAATGCGATTTTCTTTGAACGGATGATTGCCAATTTTCACTATAAAAGTAATATCGGTTTTATTATGTATGTGGCTGATTCTATTGGTTATGTAGGTAGTTTTTCGGTATTGATGTTGCACGAGTTTGGAGAAACCAACATCAGCTGGATGCACTTTTTTAAAGAGTGTTTGTTTGCCGTTCCGCTGATTGGTGGCGTGTGCAGCATACTCTCATTAATTTATTTCAGAAGGAAAACATTGGCTACCAATAAAAAGATGCAAGCGTCAGGAAGCGTGGTTTTAACTGGGAAATAA
- a CDS encoding TIGR03364 family FAD-dependent oxidoreductase yields the protein MNKHFDLIVVGGGILGTFHAYHALLLGKSVLQLEKDNFPVGATVRNFGQVVPSGMEAEWFEYGVAGLEIYKSIQREFDISVQQNGSVYIASDDDECTLIHELKAHYDTIGYTTELLNQEAILKKYPAIKSSYAREAIFFPQEISVAPDQMIHRLHQYMQTKFEKYTLKYNSPVTACESKGIGVEVGLKNNTELFTAEKAIICNGYEFKLLYPELFSESGIVVSKLQMMRSIPMPDVALEGNILTGLTTRRYESFEHYCPSFKSIKTPEHYEELKKWGIHILFKKAADNTIIIGDSHVYADVNHFDDLGFDLSTHINDLMLAEAARIVDFDVRKLQSTWAGFYPQHATKHIVTYDLDDRIHIRTAIGGKGMTASAGYAAESIKKILC from the coding sequence ATGAATAAACATTTCGATCTTATTGTAGTTGGCGGTGGTATTTTAGGTACTTTCCACGCTTACCATGCCTTACTTTTAGGTAAATCTGTATTGCAGCTCGAAAAAGACAATTTTCCGGTAGGGGCTACAGTACGCAACTTTGGTCAGGTAGTGCCATCGGGTATGGAGGCCGAATGGTTTGAATATGGTGTGGCCGGTTTAGAGATTTATAAATCCATCCAGCGTGAATTTGATATTTCTGTACAACAGAACGGCAGTGTGTACATTGCCTCAGATGATGATGAATGCACCTTGATCCACGAGTTGAAAGCGCATTACGATACCATTGGTTATACAACAGAATTGCTCAATCAGGAAGCTATTTTAAAAAAGTATCCGGCCATTAAATCTTCTTATGCCAGGGAGGCCATATTTTTTCCGCAGGAAATCAGCGTAGCACCCGATCAGATGATCCACCGTTTGCACCAGTACATGCAGACAAAATTCGAAAAGTACACGCTTAAATACAATAGTCCGGTTACCGCATGCGAAAGCAAAGGCATCGGGGTAGAAGTGGGACTGAAAAACAATACCGAGCTTTTTACGGCCGAGAAAGCCATTATCTGCAATGGTTATGAGTTTAAATTGCTGTACCCCGAATTGTTTAGCGAAAGCGGCATTGTGGTAAGCAAATTACAGATGATGCGCAGTATCCCGATGCCCGATGTAGCACTGGAAGGCAATATTTTAACGGGTTTAACTACCCGCCGTTACGAGAGTTTTGAGCACTATTGTCCTTCATTTAAAAGCATTAAAACACCTGAACATTACGAAGAACTGAAAAAATGGGGCATCCATATCCTGTTTAAAAAAGCAGCAGATAATACCATCATCATCGGCGATTCGCACGTATATGCTGATGTAAACCATTTTGATGACCTGGGCTTCGATTTAAGTACCCACATTAATGACTTGATGTTAGCCGAAGCTGCCCGGATAGTGGATTTTGATGTACGCAAACTGCAAAGTACCTGGGCCGGATTTTATCCGCAGCATGCTACCAAACACATTGTAACTTACGATCTGGACGACCGTATCCATATCCGCACTGCCATTGGCGGCAAAGGAATGACCGCAAGTGCCGGTTATGCAGCAGAAAGCATTAAGAAAATACTGTGTTAA